DNA from Nerophis lumbriciformis linkage group LG39, RoL_Nlum_v2.1, whole genome shotgun sequence:
GATATTGgtgcgatatcagcaaaaaacaagtatcggatgataccaGTTTGCATGTAAAACCTCCGATACAAGCATGTTTACTTCTTCAAAGCTgggcagccagttaacatctaataaatgtcctccaataagcacacagggTAGGTCTTTTCTCGTCTTTTAgtcaagttatttacaaaaggtaatcATGCTCGGCtaccaggagctagcagctacacaacagctaagcacacagtagCACTGAAGCTAGACATAGGTGtctttcattgaacaatattgcggtCTTAAACAGGACATTTGTCTCAAATAATTTTAAGTCCCCAAGGCAGAAGCGGATTAGAAAGTACccataacaaacgtgtccgcatcaattAACGTACATGAATTATTCTGGCCACTCGGGGTCGCCAAAAACAACTAcccctccacttcaacttaaaagacagcataagtccattccagttggttaataataaataggttagtgtttttcatatcaACCCTGTTTTACTCATTTCACTTGACCAAGCCTTTTCTAAAATTCAACACtacaaaatgataataataaaacctgCTCAGTAGacctgtggttagagtgtccgccctgagatgggtaggtcgtgagttcaaaccccggccgagtcatcccaaagacgataaaaatgggacccattacctccctgcttggcactcagcatcaagggttggaattgggggttaaatcaccaaatgcttcccaggcacggccaccgctgctgctcactgctcccctgtggggataggtcaaatgcagaggtttatttcaccgcacctagtgtgtgtgtggcaatcattggcactttaactttaatacaagTGTTGTTTGTATGCTTCCTGGTGATATTGTAACGGATCAATATCGATATGGGCCAATTTTCTAGGCTCCAATATTTGTAATGTGAAGAAGttttatcgggacacccctacttaAAATCGCAATGTTTGGCCCGTGACCTATTAACACATCTTCACTTTGGCCCCTGGAGGCGAAAAGTTTGGGAAAACCCTCTTCTAGAAGCTGTCATTCCCGAATACTATATgcacaaaatgttttattcatgTCAGGAAAACACCATTACTGAGTACTGTATGTCTTTTCCTGCAGGGAACCTGCCAATCATGTGGTGTCGGGGGGCCAAACCTCTGGGCCTGTCTTCAGGTAATATTGGGGAAAAAGTGACACACATACATTAACCAaacgtatttacattattattagacCGCTCATTACCCTGTTCTGCTTTAAAGAAAATTCAGAGTGGTCTGTTTgtacatacagtggaacctcgatttacgaatttaattggttcttgaacggggtttgtaaatcgaaaagtttgtatagtgaagcaaatttcgcCACAAGAAAAATGGGTTCCAGTTTCAACAATACTCCATATTTTAGTGAGAGTTttaacactttgaacacaatgtaaagtgctctcaaacaaacataacaaggaggtgaaGGATCAACTTTCCTTatgaacaagccaaaacaacaacaatctgCTTTCTTCTGTATGTTCTGCTCTGCACACACACGGAAGTGCCCTTGGTGCCCTCACAAGTGATTAGAAAtctaaaaaatcattaactttaacaaccatcaacaacaataataaatatttaaagaAGCAAAATCCACTTAAAATGAGTTGACAAGAAAAAAGCAGACAGACACAGAGAGAAGGAgatggtgtgtgtgtgctgaaagaGACGAGTTCCTTCTTCTTTGCTatgaaataagtctgctttggcatattttttccaaaaaagtACAGTCTCATCACAATTCAAACTTGCTTTGGTATGAATCCTGCTTCGTCCATTCTTCCATACTTGACACCCAAatagtctctcttttttttttttttaactccacagcAATTctccccttctttttaaaaactataatagttagaccaaaaatgtttgcagcacaaatgcaAGCACAAACAAAGGGGGCAAGTTTGGGAAGATTTGGACATGGTGGATGGGTTGGTTATGATGAATAACACTTAAAAAGCATaacaactataaaacgttaataaccaaATTAGACTGAACATTTTTGCAGgacaaaccagcacaaacaattgggacaagtttggggagattttgacatggttgaatggctggttatgaataataacacgtgaaTATCGTAAAGAACATAAAacgtaaataaattaaaacctgTAACggcacaaacaaacatttttgcagcacaaaccagcTGGATGTTTTTGGGGAGATTTGAACAAGGTGGGGTCGCCAACTTCATAtagggagcaaggtgggtgaagtgtcttgcctaaaGACACAATGGCGAGTTTCTGGACCccccgctctaccatctgagccacacctTCCTAATGAATTAAGTGTCTTCGCACACGGATACACATTTCGCTTTGTCCAAAAGTTCATAATCGAAAAGTTTGCAAAATAAAAGacttcgtaaattgaggttccactgttctTTCGAAAATTTATTTTGTGTTCGTGTAAATAGCGATCTTTTTTGTGCAGCCTTACGACATacatagctttaaaaaaaaaaagcattattgTTTTGTAAATCAGTGTTTTTGCTCCATAGAATGACTGCCCTTATGTTGGCTGCGGAGAGTCCTACTCTGACCACAGCACGCTGCATGCTCAGGTAAGCCTCACCCCCCCTTCTTGAGTCTAGCGTGTCCAATTAAAGAacacttaaaatgtaatattctgtCTTTTTTTCAGGCTAAGAAGCACAACCTGACCGTGAACCTGACCACTTTCAGGATCTGGTGCTATGTGTGCGAGCGGGAGGTGTTCCTGGAACCTCGGCCCGCCCTGGTGCCTGCAGCCCCCCACCACTGTGCAGCCTCAGAGCAGGTAAGTAAAGCCGCCGCCCCCCTCATAGGTGACGAGTGCGGAAATGACACAACGCTACTCTTTACCAGGAAGCTGCGCCGCTCAGTCACCCGCTAAAAGGCGTGCCAATAGCCATGGCGGAAGACGAAGGGTCAGAGTCGGAGGAGGACGAGCTTAAGCCCAGAGGTACATCGCCTCCATCTCCCAGCATTTCCTCTCCCAAGCAACATCACATTGATCGTGTTTTCCCTTGACATTTTTCAGGTCTAACAGGGATGAAAAATATTGGGAACTCCTGCTACATGAACGCTGCTCTTCAAGCGCTGTCCAACTGGTGAGGTCGCTTTTGCCGCAACACACCACCTCCGTTTGACAAGGTTCTGATTCCTGTCCTGACGTTTCCGAGCAGTCCTCCTCTCACTCAGTTCTTCCTGGACTGCGGGGGTCTGGTCCGGACCGACAAGAAGCCCGCTCTTTGCAAAAGCTACCAGAAACTCATCTCAGAACTCTGGCATAAAAAACGGTAATAAACGGTTGATTATTAATAGAGAGACaactttactcaactgcagagtgtAACAGTCAGGCTTTAATTAGGGGGGAGGTCTTTATTGGTACATTTTATTAacacatctaaaaaaaattgtaCCTCAATCAGGATACTACTCGGGATGTGCCGAACGAGTGACCaccgtgaaaaagtatgtgatcgccattgccaaTTAATGCCCAGCCCCTCTGTATTTATCGTTAGCCCCCcggctgacaagtggctagcagctaattatgtatctCCATACAGTGCGGAGCCGCTCCCTTAAGCTAGTAATAATCACCTCTgttacggcaaataaactacatttcttagtATTTTAAGTATTATTTTCACCAGAGTACGAGACTAAACATGTGACACACCAAGAGCCAGTCAGGAGCAAGCATGTTAATTGCCCAGCTAGCCGCTAAGATAGCTGGGAACTGCACCAATAAATAAGTGCGTGATgaagcagaaaataagcagacattaacataaaattaacaagtagattaataagagttagagagaggttaatataacaacaactgttgtTGTGTCagattgtcacagtcagtacacgacatGTAAGAAGAGGGCGGATCGATCgacaccaagggtagtatcagtatatgattgataggttgatatttttattttctcacaataattttgtttttgtttttacaaacttgGGGAGTAttccctggacacatgacgacTTAAAGGGCAACAATCAAAGGATTTAAAAGAGCAGTaaatagtagtttttacttttgtatatttattatgttgtattcactttgttttgattaaaaaaaagggaGTTTTGAGTTAAAACGTGTGGTCGGTATTTTTATCAGCCCGATCTTACTCATGGATGATCAGCATAAAAACCCTAAAAGAAACATTCTTAACTTATATATCAATAAATTATCATATGTATTGTAATATGGTCACTCACTGAATCACGTAACGGTTTATCACTCACTTGTGTTCCCTAATTCATGGTGTCAGTCAGTGTTTATATTCTTAGCAGCTTTTTTCCGGGAATGTTGGACTTGTGTCGACTTCAGCTTTACACATGCCATGTCTGTAAAGTCTGTATTGAAACTGTAATCACCACCGCCCTTCCAGGCCCAGTTACGTGGTGCCTACCAGTCTGTCCCACGGCATCAAGTTGCTGAACCCCATGTTCCGTGGTTATGCTCAGCAGGTAGGGGCAAGCACCCAGCAGGTAACTACCCTCAAGAAAAGACCTCATTTCcgttttatttttcaacaatacTACATTACACCGCACATTTGAGTGCATAAAAATTTAACGCTGAAAGTTAAGCAAGAGATGTTGTAGATATggactggccacaacattaggtaaacAATCTATTGTGATCGAATACAAGAGCTGTATCAAAAGTTTTggaaatgtttacatatatatggatgtatgtgtgtgtgtgtgtgtgtgtgtatatatatgtatgtatgtatatatatatatatatatatatatatatatatatatatatatacacacacgtatacacagtatatatgtatgtatgtataatatgtaaatataattcacttcactatgtatatactgtatatatgtgtatgtatgtatatatgtctgtatgtatatatatgtgtagatatgtgtatatatgtatatgtatatatatatgttcatatatgcatatatatacatatataagaattatgtacaaatgtatatatatatatatatatatttatatatacagtatacaacatgtatttatttgtgtTGCTTTAGAACAGTTGCACATAATCCTGTCTTGTTTTGTTGTAATTGTACAAAAGGACACACAGGAGTTCCTGCGCTGCCTGATGGATCAGCTTCATGAGGAGCTCAAGGAGCCGCTGAGCGACTGcggcaccagcagcgagagcagcgACGGCGAGGAGAGGCTGGACGGCGACCGCTCTCCGGCCGAGGACGACTTCCTGTCCTGCGACTCGGGCTCCAGCAGCGACCGGGGAGAGGTGGGAGGCGCCGGAGACGGCGAGCTGCAGGCGCAGGACGAGTACGACGGCGTCCGCCTGCCCTCGGGGGCGGGGGATGGTCCCGTTGGCGGGGCGATCTCAGAGAAGGAGAGGCTGAAGGAGAGGAGGGTGTCCGGCTCGCCGCTCCGCGGAGCCTCGCAGGAAATGGACGAGGACGCGGATGTGGACACCGCAGTTGAGGATGACCTTCCCGAGAGAGGCGAGGAGGAGGAGTGCAGGGTGGCGGCGAATACTGACAGCCAAACCCAAGAGAACAACTTGTCAAGTCCAACAGTTGCAGACAAGAGCTCAGGTAAGATGCTTTAAAGCTGGCGGATGAACACTTGCATTGAAAGTCATGTGCACTTTGACATTATTGGGACCCAACCTTTTTGAAAGAAGGGTCCACCCAGATTCTTTAGTTCTCAGGCTGTCTAAAATAATGAGAGGTGACTAAAATTAAAGATGAACAATTCATTGTATTCCAAAGAGTAAGTACAAACAACAGCAATAGCAGAGCTTGAAAGAGGACCGAGCCATCTAAAGTCCAGAGCCTTCTCTAAAATAGTCGCCCTTTTCACATGCTTTTTGTCGACCTTGGctgatcgaaactgaaagttagctTGGCGTGTGTGCTGAGTGCACACACATTGTTCTCCACTATGGCCCCCCACACCTGGTAAATCTTGACACTGTTAAAACTAGAGAggataatatacagtatgtgtgtgtgtgcattgatAAAAAACAGGGTGTGATCATTCGAGCAAAACAAAGGACAAAGCTAGTAATTTATAGGCCTTCCATTTTGctcaaaggtaaaaaaaatattcctcTCACAACCTCTTTATGCAGAGCCAAACAACGAAGCGGCAACGCCCCGGCCACATTCCACTCCCTGCAGTCCCGTCAGGACCCTCCAGGATCTCCATTCCAAACTGTCCTCCAGTCCACCTCGCTCCAGCCCGTTACGCTCGGCAGGAGCTTCCTATCCCTTCAAGAAAGGTGCGGAAAGCCGTCTCCCCCCTCGTCCACACGGCCATTAGCATTAGTGCTTATTCAGCAACTTCCACCATATCATGTTTTTTATTCTCCACTTCAGCTCAGCTGCTGCTCACCTACAGAAAGAAGAAGCAGTTGCACTATCGCAGCGTCATCTCCGACATCTTCGACGGCTCCATCCTCAGCCTGGTCCAGTGCTTGACCTGCGACAGGGTGAGTTGTGTGATTGAACACCAGGGGGCGCCACCTTCATGGCAAAGAATATCCACCGTGAAAGGGGTTACTatcaatgttccctttaattgttcatgtgtctgagcaaacacaaaaactccctgagcattcagtggaacacatgtgagcaacatcacacgtggcaataccagcgtGCACAcctttctcaaaccaatcttttataataacactcaaatgagaggagtcattttcatgagattatttagtaatattagtgatttggcccacttgtaatgaaaataacagAAATCTTGTTCTTCATtaactatggattagtattgtacaatatgtctgggtgggggtcctgctttggaaatcatttgtacccttttcagagatcacatttagttccctttaaacatcctcatgttgcacaatgaaatgtaagcataggatgaagtgtgcattcctgtaactttctctagtaacagcattccatgattaatatcaataaattaacattaataataaatgacagtagaataagcacacgtatgactgaggagtcatagtgtaactttgtgtggtgtttgagttgtccgactttttgtgtggccataaacgcaccagtggcttagtggtatgcgtgttggttttggcctggtttgtacggcagaaaatgactagtttttcgagatagaagttttttactcatgtttttggtgtggttatggccgaatataaacagttttgctcaataaagtaatcgatataattcctgtcctcgaaacATCTCGATAGAcgctacaataattgaacggtgttcaattgaacggtgttgacgaacaacTGTCactcagttgcattgcaaaattacacagaataaatgtgtttattttgtttagaattcagatgggatttgatttggtgcgcggcatatatttgctgtgcgcagtggacgcttgagcagtgcgcaattgcacaggcgcgcaccttagagggaacgttgattacCATAACTGCCTGACTGCTACCACAGGTGTCTACTACAGTGGAAACCTTCCAAGACCTGTCCCTGCCCATTCCCGGGAAGGAGGACTTAGCCAAGCTGCACTCTTCCATCCATCAGAACATGCCAGTCAAAACCGGCGTGTGTCCTGAAACGTACGGCTCACAGGGATGGATCTCCTTCATCATGGATTCCATACGCCGGTCAGTAgatctgtattttttttccttctgaaATATCCCGTGTGACATCTGAAACAGTTCTGACGTTCTCTTTGGTATAGGTTTGTGGTCTCGTGCATCCCCAGCTGGTTTTGGGGTCCCATGGTGACTTTGGAGGACTGCCTTGCTGCCTTCTTTGCTGCAGATGAACTTAAAGGTCAAGAACAGCCTAACATGTTTCACATGTCAATAGGGGTGTAACTGTATTTGGGTTTCACCATTCTCACAATAATGCTGTGATGTGTGACAGCATCAAAAGAAAAattggtgagtgtagtttttttctggcgcttttgcATTGGCTGGACTGAAAAAAACGACATCTCCCAAAATCCTCTGCGCAGCGCGGGACTGGCAAGTTGGGGGCGTGTGACGCCGTAAAAGGGAGAAATACGGGCATGCGGACATTAACTGAAAATTTCATCAAAATCAGTCAATAACATTTTTGAGTTAATACACAGACAAAGAAACTCTTGTGAAAACAACTTCTTTGGCGAAAGTAATAAAGTCTGTGTACTCCAAAGCAAAGCACCCCACCTTCGTCTGAAGCGTTTCCAAACCGACACTCGGTAAATAATCACgcggaaaatatatttgaagccagcaatGCTAATCACCAATTTGTGAGGTATCTACATTATTAAAAGTAACATTGTCTGTTAACTTAGCTGAGAAACAgcattttcagaatcagaatcagaatagttttattgccattgtttgagaacgggttcacaaactaggaatttttcttggtgcaatcgtgcaacataaaacacatataacacagatttggtaataacaagagctgtaactgagctatcagatcttgttatagacttataaggaattcaaaggagctactgttaggagttattgttcatgtgcctgatggccgagggaaaaaaactgttcaggtggcgggaggtgtgggtctggatggaccgtagtctcctgcctgatgggagaggggagaatagtttgtgtccagggtgagaagagtccgCTGTGAACcgaacccacacgcctcctggtcctggaggagaacaagtcctggagggatgggagtttgcagccaataaccttctcagcagcacgtacgatgcgctgcagtcgatgcttatcctggactgtggcaccagggaaccacacggtgatggaggaggtcaggatggactcgatgatggctgagtaaaactgcaccagcatcttggtcggcaccttaagtttcctcagctgccgaagtacatcctctgctgggccttcttgatgagggagctgatggtcggcttgaggtcctgggtgatggtggtgcccaagaaacggaaggagtccacaatggagacgggggtgggagagtcaatcagggtgaggggggatggtggggctgtgactttcctgaagtccatgatcatctccactgttttctgggcgttcagcttcaggttgttgaggctgcaccaggacgccagccggtccacctctctcctgtaggcggtctcatcgccatccgagatgagcccgatgagggtagtgtcatccgcaaacttgagcagttttacgaactggtgactggaggtgcagcaattTGTATACGGGCATTTAATAAACTGCCTATACTTGGGTAATTCCTGGCTCAAATTTCCCTTGTTAAAGTCACCAAGCACGATAACAAGAGAGTTCGGAAAAGACCGTTCCACATGTAAGATCTGGTCTGCAAGCGTGTGCTGAGCGTCACGCACGTCCGCGCCGGGTGGGATGTAAACAGCCACCAGAATGAATGAAATGATCTCACACGGTGAGTAAAAGGGCTTACAGTGAATGAAAATATATTCCAGAGAAGGAGAGCAGTGTTTGGATATCACTGTCACGTCTGTACACCAGTTGTTGTTGATGAAGAAGCAGACTCCGCCGCCTCTTATTTTGCCGGAGAGTCCCGCTTCTCGGTCCGCGCGGAGAAGATGAAAGCCCTCCAGTTGAACCGCGCTGTCCGGGACACTTGCGCTCAGCCACGTCTCCGTGAAGCACAAAACACAAGATGAGGAAAAGTCCTTGTTCCTTCTCATCAGCAACGCTAGCTCGTCCATCTTGTTGGCAAGTGAGCGGACGTTGGAGAGAAAGATGCCAGGTCGAGGCGTGCGTAATCCCTGTCCGCGGAGACGGACAAGGGCGCCCGCTCGCTTCCCTCTTCGGTGCGGCCTCCCTCTTTTGATCACAGAATGGACCAAATCTGCAGCTGACGCTAAAATGACCGGTAATAAGTCCATAGGAATGATGGATCTGATGTTCAGTAGCTCTTCGCGGGTGTAAGAACACGCGGACACACAATTtacgcacaaaaacaaacaaaacagagccCACGAGAGCACCGAGGCAGCCTTCATCGGCGCCATGATGTGTGTTGTTAATGCTGTTTTCCAAACTGATCtgaaaaatgtccactgtagacaACACTGCTTTTAGAGAATGAACACTGGATGTTCCCACACAATTGTCTGcacttaaaaatatatgtttaaagtaataaatatgattagaacatttgagcattatgtatgtgttcaattacagtaagtgtgttaatCATAAACAATCCTGCCACTTAATTTGacacattttggcatttttaccaagtcttttgtttttgacaacaccacaataaaattataatGTGGCCTTAATACAGTGACAATATCATACTGTGaaattttgatattgttacatccctacatgTCAACATAATAGATAATACACTTTGCTTTCCTGTCGCCTTGCAGGAGACAACATGTACAGCTGTGAGAGATGTAAGAAGTGAGTATGAAAAGGGAGCAAATAAATGACCCAAAACATATTTCTTAATCTTGAATTATTGTCAATGCAATTTTGCAGGTTGAGAAATGGAGTGAAATATTGCAAAGTCCTGCGACTTCCAGAGGTATTGTTTGTCTTTAAACACTGCGACTATATTTAGTTAGACAGTAAAGTGTCTTTTTGTTGGACCTGTATAGATTTACACACAATTGTATTACTAACACAACACTGCTACACATGCAAGGAGCCTTTAAAAAGCATAAtaaagtgg
Protein-coding regions in this window:
- the usp20 gene encoding ubiquitin carboxyl-terminal hydrolase 20 isoform X1 encodes the protein MAEQNLCPHLDDIGEVTKDELLQKSKGTCQSCGVGGPNLWACLQNDCPYVGCGESYSDHSTLHAQAKKHNLTVNLTTFRIWCYVCEREVFLEPRPALVPAAPHHCAASEQEAAPLSHPLKGVPIAMAEDEGSESEEDELKPRGLTGMKNIGNSCYMNAALQALSNCPPLTQFFLDCGGLVRTDKKPALCKSYQKLISELWHKKRPSYVVPTSLSHGIKLLNPMFRGYAQQVGASTQQDTQEFLRCLMDQLHEELKEPLSDCGTSSESSDGEERLDGDRSPAEDDFLSCDSGSSSDRGEVGGAGDGELQAQDEYDGVRLPSGAGDGPVGGAISEKERLKERRVSGSPLRGASQEMDEDADVDTAVEDDLPERGEEEECRVAANTDSQTQENNLSSPTVADKSSEPNNEAATPRPHSTPCSPVRTLQDLHSKLSSSPPRSSPLRSAGASYPFKKAQLLLTYRKKKQLHYRSVISDIFDGSILSLVQCLTCDRVSTTVETFQDLSLPIPGKEDLAKLHSSIHQNMPVKTGVCPETYGSQGWISFIMDSIRRFVVSCIPSWFWGPMVTLEDCLAAFFAADELKGDNMYSCERCKKLRNGVKYCKVLRLPEILCIHLKRFRHEVMYSFKIGSHVSFPLEGLDMRPFLAKDSSSQVTTYDLLSVICHHGTAGSGHYIAYCQNVINGQWYEFDDQYVAEVHETVVQNAEAYVLFYRKSSEESVRERQKVVALASAKEPSLLQFYISREWLNKFNTFAEPGPISNHTFLCRHGGIPPTKYHYIDDLVVIVPQNVWEYLYNRFGGGPAVNHLYMCAICQVELEALAKRRKTEIDTFIKLNKEFQADEAPTVILCISMQWFREWESFVKGKDNEPPGPIDNSKIGVMKAGHVQLKQGADYGQISEETWQYLLAIYGGGPEIAVRQTVAPPDPDSLHGERKIEAETRAL
- the usp20 gene encoding ubiquitin carboxyl-terminal hydrolase 20 isoform X2, with the translated sequence MAEQNLCPHLDDIGEVTKDELLQKSKGTCQSCGVGGPNLWACLQNDCPYVGCGESYSDHSTLHAQAKKHNLTVNLTTFRIWCYVCEREVFLEPRPALVPAAPHHCAASEQEAAPLSHPLKGVPIAMAEDEGSESEEDELKPRGLTGMKNIGNSCYMNAALQALSNCPPLTQFFLDCGGLVRTDKKPALCKSYQKLISELWHKKRPSYVVPTSLSHGIKLLNPMFRGYAQQDTQEFLRCLMDQLHEELKEPLSDCGTSSESSDGEERLDGDRSPAEDDFLSCDSGSSSDRGEVGGAGDGELQAQDEYDGVRLPSGAGDGPVGGAISEKERLKERRVSGSPLRGASQEMDEDADVDTAVEDDLPERGEEEECRVAANTDSQTQENNLSSPTVADKSSEPNNEAATPRPHSTPCSPVRTLQDLHSKLSSSPPRSSPLRSAGASYPFKKAQLLLTYRKKKQLHYRSVISDIFDGSILSLVQCLTCDRVSTTVETFQDLSLPIPGKEDLAKLHSSIHQNMPVKTGVCPETYGSQGWISFIMDSIRRFVVSCIPSWFWGPMVTLEDCLAAFFAADELKGDNMYSCERCKKLRNGVKYCKVLRLPEILCIHLKRFRHEVMYSFKIGSHVSFPLEGLDMRPFLAKDSSSQVTTYDLLSVICHHGTAGSGHYIAYCQNVINGQWYEFDDQYVAEVHETVVQNAEAYVLFYRKSSEESVRERQKVVALASAKEPSLLQFYISREWLNKFNTFAEPGPISNHTFLCRHGGIPPTKYHYIDDLVVIVPQNVWEYLYNRFGGGPAVNHLYMCAICQVELEALAKRRKTEIDTFIKLNKEFQADEAPTVILCISMQWFREWESFVKGKDNEPPGPIDNSKIGVMKAGHVQLKQGADYGQISEETWQYLLAIYGGGPEIAVRQTVAPPDPDSLHGERKIEAETRAL